A genomic region of Fusarium oxysporum Fo47 chromosome VI, complete sequence contains the following coding sequences:
- a CDS encoding metallo-beta-lactamase superfamily protein: protein MTDSATSLPKGTKLWLLDLGHLDIDAAVVFSGTNIFPAHLPPQQHERRDLVMIAALLYHPDVGLILFDTGSCENVIASWGKESLECTPRIWDKNVHGLPEAINATGAGDISDVKAVVISHLHCDHAGGLEHFIDSDVEIWCHEEELKNAFWTTATGIEQGTYRPDYLMVDRFNWKTFSGTTFELFPGFNLHRCPGHTPGGIVVDLDLEETGCVILTGDKFHIAENYELGNPPGAITRDFNAWHRSRQYIQNLVQKKKAKVVLGHDVAYFRALKANPGFIQ from the exons ATGACAGACTCAGCAACATCACTGCCAAAAGGTACTAAGCTATGG CTATTGGACCTCGGTCACCTTGACATTGATGCTGCTGTGGTTTTTTCCGGTACCAATATATTTCCAGCTCATCTTCCACCTCAGCAGCATGAGAGACGAGACCTGGTCATGATCGCGGCCTTGCTATATCACCCTGACGTCGGGCTCATCCTCTTCGACACGGGGTCTTGCGAAAATGTTATTGCCAGTTGGGGGAAAGAGTCTCTAGAATGCACCCCAAGAATCTGGGATAAGAACGTTCACGGACTACCGGAGGCTATCAATGCCACGGGAGCTGGAGATATCTCCGACGTCAAGGCTGTCGTAATCAGTCACTTGCACTGCGATCACGCTGGAGGACTAGAGCATTTCATAGACTCCG ATGTGGAAATCTGGTGTCACGAAGAAGAACTCAAAAACGCGTTCTGGACTACGGCGACAGGTATTGAGCAAGGCACATACCGGCCTGACTATCTCATGGTAGACCGATTTAATTGGAAGACGTTCTCCGGAACGACTTTTGAGCTTTTTCCGGGGTTCAATCTGCATCGGTGCCCAGGCCACACTCCTGGTGGAATTGTGGTGGACTTGGATCTCGAGGAGACTGGCTGCGTCATCCTTACTGGCGATAAATTTCACATTGCCGAGAATTACGAGCTGGGAAACCCCCCGGGGGCGATAACTCGAGATTTCAACGCCTGGCATCGTAGCCGCCAGTACATCCAAAATTTAgtacagaagaagaaggcaaaagTGGTGTTGGGACACGACGTGGCCTATTTCCGAGCTCTGAAGGCGAACCCAGGATTCATTCAGTAG
- a CDS encoding major facilitator superfamily domain-containing protein, which translates to MTLDESSVVHHQYSLPPADKGRDTWLFLVAAFIMEALVWGFLYSFGVFQDYYQSHLPFARSSNTATIGTCAMGVLFFMFPIVIALQRLYPRQARWAPVCGLMVICLALLTSSFSQSVPHLIITQGVIYALPGSITYFPAMFWLGEWFIERRGFGYGVMWSGSGIGGSTIPLILELLLQTTDLELHQGSGPWPYLFSQCPSPTLSSQDCLQPLPWRSVLLG; encoded by the exons ATGACCCTTGACGAGTCGAGCGTAGTGCATCATCAATATTCACTACCGCCAGCAGACAAGGGTAGAGATACATGGCTCTTTCTCGTTGCAGCATTTATCATGGAGGCTCTTGTCTGGG GCTTCCTATACTCATTTGGTGTCTTTCAAGATTACTACCAATCGCATCTACCGTTTGCTAGGTCCTCTAATACCGCCACGATCGGAACATGCGCTATG GGCGTACTCTTCTTCATGTTCCCAATCGTCATCGCCCTCCAGCGTCTGTATCCTCGCCAGGCCCGCTGGGCTCCTGTCTGTGGTCTTATGGTAATATGTCTGGCCCTGCTgacttcttccttttctcaATCAGTACCGCATCTTATCATCACACAAGGTGTCATATATGCTCTTCCTGGATCTATTACCTATTTTCCAGCTATGTTTTGGCTGGGTGAGTGGTTTATAGAACGAAGAGGCTTTGGCTACGGTGTCATGTGGTCAGGCTCAGGCATTGGTGGCTCCACAATCCCTTTGATACTGGAGCTTTTGCTACAAACTACGGACCTCGAACTACACCAAGGATCCGGGCCGTGGCCTTATTTGTTCTCACAATGCCCGTCGCCTACTTTGTCAAGCCAAGACTGCCTCCAACCTCTACCATGGCGTTCCGTCCTTCTAGGCTAA